A window of the Streptomyces luomodiensis genome harbors these coding sequences:
- a CDS encoding amino acid permease has product MNRTSASSAPSGAAEAAGAGATASPPLSHGLKQRHLSMIALGGVIGAGLFVGSGAGIAAAGPSIVVAYALSGLLVMLVMRMLGEMSAANPASGSFSVHAERAIGPWAGFTVGWMFWALLCVGIAAEAIGAAGIMVQWFPGTDSWMWVALFMAMFCGTNLAAVSNFGEFEFWFAALKIAAITIFLVLGVLAILGILPGTGAPGSSHLTGDGGFLPNGVNGMVVGLLASVFAYGGLETVTIAAAESENPVKSVAGAVRTAMWRIALFYVGSMLVVVTLIPWNDASVVEKGPYVAVLNHLDIPAAGDIMNVIVLIALLSAMNANIYGASRMSYSLVSRGEGPAFLGRVSGGVPRLTVLASSFFGFVAVLLSYWWPDTIFKWLLNMVGAAVLVVWGFIAVAQLRMRSRLQREDPEKLVVKMWLFPYLTWVALAATVGVLVLMLRESDTRSQLYATAGMAIVLAVVGAVRQRMTAARS; this is encoded by the coding sequence ATGAACCGGACATCCGCGTCCTCCGCGCCATCCGGCGCCGCCGAGGCGGCCGGTGCGGGCGCGACCGCCTCGCCCCCGCTCTCCCACGGCCTCAAGCAGCGCCATCTGTCGATGATCGCCCTCGGGGGTGTGATCGGCGCGGGGCTGTTCGTGGGCTCCGGTGCCGGGATCGCCGCCGCCGGTCCGTCGATCGTGGTCGCCTATGCGCTGTCCGGGCTGCTGGTGATGCTCGTGATGCGGATGCTCGGCGAGATGTCGGCGGCCAACCCGGCCTCCGGCTCGTTCTCCGTGCACGCCGAGCGGGCGATCGGGCCGTGGGCCGGGTTCACGGTGGGCTGGATGTTCTGGGCCCTGCTGTGCGTGGGCATCGCCGCGGAGGCGATCGGCGCGGCCGGGATCATGGTCCAGTGGTTCCCGGGCACCGACTCCTGGATGTGGGTCGCGCTGTTCATGGCGATGTTCTGCGGGACGAACCTCGCGGCGGTCAGCAACTTCGGCGAGTTCGAGTTCTGGTTCGCCGCGCTGAAGATCGCCGCGATCACGATCTTCCTGGTCCTGGGCGTGCTCGCGATCCTGGGCATCCTGCCGGGCACCGGCGCCCCGGGCAGCTCCCATCTCACCGGTGACGGCGGCTTCCTGCCCAACGGCGTGAACGGCATGGTCGTCGGCCTGCTGGCGTCCGTCTTCGCGTACGGCGGACTGGAGACGGTGACGATCGCGGCGGCCGAGTCCGAGAACCCGGTCAAGAGCGTCGCGGGCGCCGTGCGCACGGCGATGTGGCGCATCGCCCTCTTCTACGTCGGCTCCATGCTGGTCGTGGTCACGCTCATCCCGTGGAACGACGCGTCGGTGGTCGAGAAGGGCCCGTACGTGGCCGTGCTCAACCACCTCGACATCCCGGCGGCCGGCGACATCATGAACGTGATCGTGCTGATCGCGCTGCTCTCCGCGATGAACGCCAACATCTATGGCGCCTCCCGCATGTCCTACTCCCTGGTCAGCCGCGGCGAGGGCCCCGCCTTCCTGGGCCGGGTCAGCGGCGGTGTGCCCCGTCTCACCGTGCTCGCCTCCTCCTTCTTCGGCTTCGTCGCGGTGCTGCTCAGCTACTGGTGGCCGGACACCATCTTCAAGTGGCTGCTCAACATGGTCGGCGCCGCGGTGCTGGTGGTCTGGGGCTTCATCGCCGTCGCCCAGCTGCGGATGCGCAGCCGGCTCCAGCGCGAGGACCCGGAGAAGCTCGTGGTGAAGATGTGGCTCTTCCCGTATCTGACCTGGGTCGCGCTGGCCGCCACGGTCGGGGTGCTGGTGCTGATGCTGCGCGAGAGCGACACCCGTAGCCAGCTGTACGCCACGGCCGGGATGGCCATCGTGCTCGCGGTCGTCGGAGCCGTACGGCAGCGGATGACGGCGGCCCGTAGCTGA
- a CDS encoding superoxide dismutase: MAIYTLPELPYDYSALAPVISPEIIELHHDKHHAAYVKGANDTMEQLAEARDKDQWASINGLEKNLAFHLSGHILHSIYWHNMTGDGGGEPLEKDGVGELADAIAEHFGSFAGFKAQLSKAAATTQGSGWGVLAYEPVSGRLVVEQVYDHQGNVGQGSVPILVFDAWEHAFYLQYKNQKVDFIEAMWKVVNWQDVARRYTAAKERAHNLLLAP; encoded by the coding sequence ATGGCCATCTACACACTTCCTGAACTTCCGTACGACTACTCGGCGCTGGCCCCGGTCATCAGCCCCGAGATCATCGAGCTGCACCACGACAAGCACCACGCCGCGTACGTCAAGGGCGCGAACGACACGATGGAGCAGCTCGCGGAGGCGCGGGACAAGGATCAGTGGGCCTCGATCAACGGCCTCGAGAAGAACCTGGCCTTCCATCTGTCCGGCCACATCCTGCACAGCATCTACTGGCACAACATGACCGGTGACGGCGGCGGCGAGCCGCTGGAGAAGGACGGGGTCGGCGAGCTGGCCGACGCCATCGCCGAGCACTTCGGCTCCTTCGCGGGGTTCAAGGCCCAGCTGTCCAAGGCGGCGGCCACCACCCAGGGCTCGGGCTGGGGCGTCCTGGCGTACGAGCCGGTCAGCGGGCGGCTGGTGGTCGAGCAGGTCTACGACCACCAGGGGAACGTCGGGCAGGGCTCGGTGCCGATCCTGGTCTTCGACGCCTGGGAGCACGCCTTCTATCTGCAGTACAAGAACCAGAAGGTGGACTTCATCGAGGCCATGTGGAAGGTGGTCAACTGGCAGGACGTGGCGCGCCGTTACACGGCCGCCAAGGAGCGCGCCCACAACCTCCTGCTGGCTCCGTAA
- a CDS encoding mycothiol-dependent nitroreductase Rv2466c family protein: MTETAKTPADFWFDPLCPWAWMTSRWMLEVEKVRPVEVRWHVMSLAVLNEPKLDELPEEYRELLKTAWGPVRVCIAAEQKHGSEVLGRLYTALGTRFHNQGLEKNRETIVAALEEAGLPAELADYADSDAYDTELRASHKEGIDLVGQDVGTPVIAVPGADGEQIAFFGPVVTPAPKGEEAARLWDGTLMVASIPGFYEIKRTRTVGPIFD, encoded by the coding sequence GTGACCGAGACCGCCAAGACTCCTGCTGATTTCTGGTTCGATCCGCTGTGTCCCTGGGCCTGGATGACCTCGCGCTGGATGCTCGAGGTGGAGAAGGTGCGCCCGGTCGAGGTGCGGTGGCACGTCATGAGCCTCGCCGTGCTGAACGAGCCCAAGCTCGATGAGCTGCCCGAGGAGTACCGCGAGCTGCTGAAGACCGCCTGGGGCCCGGTCCGGGTCTGCATCGCCGCCGAGCAGAAGCACGGCAGCGAGGTCCTCGGCCGCCTCTACACCGCCCTCGGCACCCGCTTCCACAACCAGGGCCTGGAGAAGAACCGCGAGACCATCGTGGCCGCCCTTGAGGAGGCCGGTCTCCCCGCCGAGCTCGCGGACTACGCCGACTCCGACGCCTACGACACCGAGCTGCGCGCCTCCCACAAGGAGGGCATCGACCTGGTCGGCCAGGACGTGGGCACCCCCGTCATCGCCGTCCCCGGTGCGGACGGCGAGCAGATCGCCTTCTTCGGCCCGGTGGTCACCCCGGCCCCCAAGGGCGAGGAGGCCGCCAGGCTGTGGGACGGCACGCTGATGGTCGCCTCGATCCCCGGTTTCTACGAGATCAAGCGGACCCGGACGGTCGGCCCGATCTTCGACTGA
- the pepN gene encoding aminopeptidase N: MPGENLTRDEARARAKLLSVEAYEVALDLRSAVGEHTGSGPRTFRSTTTIRFRCAEPGAATFADLVAPSVTSVRLNGRELDPAAVFDGSRIALDGLAAENELVVDARCAYSRTGEGLHRFVDPEDGEVYLYTQYEPADARRVFANFEQPDLKAPFTFSVTAPEGWTVLGNGTAGRVEPSGAGDASATTHFTPTRPISTYITAVVAGPYHYESDLYRRTLPDGSELEIPLGALCRKGLAKHFDAADIFTVTKQGLDFFHDHFDYPYPFGKYDQAFVPEYNIGAMENPGCVTFREEFVFRGKVTQASYEHRANVILHEMAHMWFGDLVTMEWWDDLWLKESFADFMGAFALVGATRFTDGWITFANRRKAWAYRADQLPSTHPVTADIGDLEDAKLNFDGITYAKGASVLKQLVAYVGQDAFLEGARRYFKRHAYGNTRLSDLLSVLAETSGRDMATWSRAWLETAGVNVLTPQATYDAEGHITELAVVQEAADSAGSDGAAPPRGTLRPHRVAVGLYRKDAPSGERAGALVRYARAEVDVDGPRTVVTELTGAARPDLILVNDEDLTYCKVRFDVDSLDTLREHLGELTDPLARALSWSALWNLTRDALLPARDYLELVRRFAGAESDIGVLQMVQAWALSALHYYSAPDAREEAGARLAEAALRELRLAEPGSGHQLAWARFFAQVAAADSEVRLLRGLLDGTARIDGLDVDQELRWTFLAALAASGQADEALIAAELARDDTASGKRHQVRCLAARPSAAVKAEAWEAVVESDRLSNALVEATISGFDQPGQRELLAPYAPRYFEMIERIWQERSIEIGMAIVRGLFPAALGDADTLEAADAWLSGHPDAAPALRRLVLEARDDLARALRGQECDARAAR, from the coding sequence GTGCCCGGTGAGAACCTGACCCGTGACGAGGCCCGTGCGCGGGCGAAGCTGCTGTCCGTCGAGGCGTACGAGGTGGCGCTCGACCTGCGGTCCGCGGTCGGGGAGCACACCGGGTCCGGGCCGCGCACCTTCCGCTCCACGACGACGATCCGCTTCCGCTGCGCGGAGCCGGGCGCGGCGACCTTCGCCGATCTGGTGGCGCCCTCGGTGACCTCGGTGCGGCTGAACGGGCGGGAGCTGGACCCGGCGGCCGTCTTCGACGGCTCCCGGATCGCCCTGGACGGGCTCGCCGCCGAGAACGAGCTGGTGGTGGACGCGCGGTGCGCCTACAGCCGGACCGGCGAGGGGCTGCACCGCTTCGTGGACCCGGAGGACGGCGAGGTCTACCTCTACACCCAGTACGAGCCGGCCGACGCCCGCCGGGTCTTCGCCAACTTCGAACAGCCGGACCTCAAGGCCCCGTTCACCTTCTCGGTGACCGCCCCCGAGGGCTGGACGGTGCTCGGTAACGGGACGGCCGGCCGGGTCGAGCCGTCCGGGGCGGGCGACGCCTCGGCGACCACCCACTTCACCCCGACCCGGCCCATCTCGACGTACATCACCGCCGTGGTCGCCGGTCCGTACCACTACGAGAGCGACCTCTACCGCCGCACGCTGCCGGACGGCTCGGAGCTGGAGATCCCGCTGGGGGCCCTGTGCCGCAAGGGGCTGGCCAAGCACTTCGACGCGGCCGATATCTTCACCGTCACCAAGCAGGGCCTGGACTTCTTCCACGACCACTTCGACTATCCGTACCCGTTCGGCAAGTACGACCAGGCGTTCGTGCCGGAGTACAACATCGGCGCGATGGAGAACCCGGGGTGTGTGACCTTCCGGGAGGAGTTCGTCTTCCGCGGCAAGGTCACCCAGGCGTCCTACGAGCACCGGGCCAACGTCATCCTGCACGAGATGGCGCATATGTGGTTCGGCGACCTGGTGACCATGGAGTGGTGGGACGACCTGTGGCTCAAGGAGTCGTTCGCCGACTTCATGGGGGCCTTCGCGCTGGTCGGGGCGACCCGCTTCACCGACGGCTGGATCACCTTCGCCAACCGCCGTAAGGCATGGGCCTACCGCGCCGACCAGCTCCCGTCCACCCACCCGGTCACGGCCGACATCGGGGACCTGGAGGACGCCAAGCTCAACTTCGACGGGATCACCTACGCCAAGGGCGCGTCCGTGCTCAAGCAGCTGGTGGCGTACGTCGGGCAGGACGCCTTCCTGGAGGGTGCGCGGCGCTACTTCAAGCGGCACGCGTACGGCAACACCCGGCTGTCGGATCTGCTGTCGGTGCTCGCCGAGACCTCGGGGCGGGACATGGCCACCTGGTCGCGCGCCTGGCTGGAGACCGCGGGGGTCAACGTGCTCACCCCGCAGGCCACCTATGACGCCGAGGGACACATCACCGAGCTGGCGGTGGTCCAGGAGGCCGCGGACAGCGCTGGTTCCGATGGTGCGGCTCCGCCGCGCGGGACGCTGCGGCCGCACCGGGTGGCCGTCGGGCTGTACCGCAAGGACGCCCCGTCCGGTGAGCGCGCCGGTGCGCTGGTGCGCTACGCCCGCGCCGAGGTGGACGTCGACGGCCCCCGTACGGTCGTCACCGAGCTGACCGGGGCCGCCCGGCCCGATCTGATCCTGGTCAACGACGAGGACCTCACCTACTGCAAGGTCCGCTTCGACGTGGATTCGCTGGACACCCTGCGCGAGCACCTGGGCGAGCTGACCGATCCACTCGCCCGCGCGCTGAGCTGGTCCGCGCTGTGGAACCTCACCCGCGACGCGCTGCTGCCCGCCCGGGACTACCTGGAGCTGGTGCGGCGGTTCGCCGGGGCCGAGAGCGACATCGGGGTGCTCCAGATGGTCCAGGCGTGGGCGCTGTCCGCCCTGCACTACTACTCGGCGCCGGACGCCCGGGAGGAGGCCGGCGCCCGGCTGGCCGAGGCCGCGCTGCGCGAGCTGCGGCTGGCCGAGCCGGGCAGCGGCCATCAGCTGGCCTGGGCGCGGTTCTTCGCCCAGGTCGCCGCCGCCGACTCCGAGGTGCGGCTGCTGCGCGGGCTGCTGGACGGCACGGCGCGGATCGACGGCCTGGATGTGGACCAGGAGCTGCGCTGGACGTTCCTGGCCGCGCTGGCCGCGAGCGGCCAGGCCGACGAGGCGCTGATCGCCGCCGAGCTGGCCCGCGACGACACCGCGTCCGGCAAGCGCCACCAGGTGCGGTGTCTGGCCGCCCGGCCCTCCGCCGCGGTCAAGGCCGAGGCGTGGGAGGCGGTGGTGGAGTCCGACCGGCTCTCCAACGCCCTGGTGGAGGCCACCATCTCCGGTTTCGACCAGCCGGGCCAGCGGGAGCTGCTGGCGCCGTACGCACCGCGCTACTTCGAGATGATCGAGCGGATCTGGCAGGAGCGGTCGATCGAGATCGGAATGGCGATCGTGCGCGGGCTGTTCCCTGCCGCCCTGGGCGACGCCGACACCCTGGAGGCCGCCGACGCCTGGCTGAGCGGCCACCCGGACGCGGCGCCCGCGCTGCGCCGGCTGGTCCTGGAGGCACGCGACGACCTCGCCCGCGCCCTGCGCGGCCAGGAGTGCGACGCGCGGGCGGCCCGCTGA
- a CDS encoding TIGR03767 family metallophosphoesterase has protein sequence MSRIRSVRSAAAAVAAVDRRTFLAATAAAGATAGLGLAFGPGSGSAGASQPATARAAARRVVQAPAAPSTAGTTLEAFSAAHGTTGYRRLAAGPAWAREIRTEITGAQGGRADRRTALASFVQLTDLHLTDVQHPMRYEFLRAGRAGAWRPHEALTIAGVASLIERINGLRGGPATGAPLSFVMTTGDNTDNNAKIELEWFLTAMNGGRITPNTGDPRHYEGVQNSGHKEFWHPEQALRDADKKLGFPRVDGFLEAALRTVHSPGLRLPWYSTIGNHDDLAGGVYSFGHDYYADFATGKRKLEIISAAAAEKLYKGTRKGADPTGTEMKALLEAYAKDMRTITPDERRAPFTQAEYLAAHLDPGAAGPGPVGHGYTKDNLDQGTLYYTFRISDGVVGISLDTTDPGGHYTGSLGTAQLRWLERTLKAHEDDYVIVFSHHYSRSLDNMNHDPDRPGEARHGGDEVVALFRRHPQVLAWINGHSHQNEITPHGTFWEITTASHVDFPQLARVIEVVDNHDGTLSLFTTLIESAAPHRTDFTDLSQTGLAALYRELSFNAPGASQKLAGDPTDRNTELLLRKP, from the coding sequence ATGTCCCGCATACGGTCCGTACGGTCCGCCGCAGCTGCCGTCGCCGCCGTCGACCGGCGCACGTTCCTCGCCGCCACCGCCGCCGCCGGTGCCACGGCGGGTCTGGGGCTCGCCTTCGGGCCCGGCAGCGGTTCGGCCGGCGCCTCGCAGCCCGCCACCGCGCGCGCCGCGGCCCGCCGGGTGGTGCAGGCCCCCGCGGCGCCCTCGACGGCCGGTACCACGCTGGAGGCGTTCTCCGCCGCACACGGCACCACCGGCTACCGGCGGCTCGCCGCGGGCCCCGCCTGGGCCCGGGAGATCCGCACCGAGATCACCGGCGCACAGGGCGGCCGCGCGGACCGGCGTACCGCGCTCGCCTCGTTCGTCCAGCTCACCGATCTGCACCTGACCGATGTCCAGCACCCGATGCGCTACGAGTTCCTGCGCGCCGGGCGCGCCGGGGCGTGGCGGCCGCACGAGGCGCTGACCATCGCCGGGGTCGCCTCGCTCATCGAGCGGATCAACGGACTGCGCGGCGGGCCCGCCACCGGGGCGCCGCTGTCGTTCGTCATGACCACCGGCGACAACACCGACAACAACGCCAAGATCGAGCTGGAGTGGTTCCTGACCGCGATGAACGGCGGCCGGATCACCCCCAACACCGGCGATCCGCGGCACTACGAGGGCGTCCAGAACAGCGGGCACAAGGAGTTCTGGCACCCCGAGCAGGCCCTGCGCGACGCCGACAAGAAGCTCGGCTTCCCGCGCGTCGACGGCTTCCTGGAGGCCGCGCTGCGCACCGTCCACAGCCCCGGGCTGCGGCTGCCGTGGTACTCCACCATCGGCAACCACGACGACCTGGCCGGCGGTGTCTACTCCTTCGGCCACGACTACTACGCGGACTTCGCCACCGGGAAGCGCAAGCTGGAGATCATCTCGGCGGCGGCGGCCGAGAAGCTCTACAAGGGGACGCGCAAGGGGGCCGACCCCACGGGCACGGAGATGAAGGCGCTGCTGGAGGCGTACGCCAAGGACATGCGCACGATCACTCCCGATGAGCGCCGCGCCCCCTTCACCCAGGCCGAGTACCTGGCCGCGCATCTCGACCCGGGCGCCGCCGGCCCCGGCCCGGTCGGCCACGGCTACACCAAGGACAACCTCGACCAGGGCACCCTCTACTACACGTTCCGGATCTCCGACGGCGTGGTCGGCATCAGCCTGGACACCACCGACCCGGGCGGCCACTACACCGGGTCGCTCGGCACCGCCCAGCTGCGCTGGCTGGAGCGGACCCTGAAGGCCCACGAGGACGACTACGTGATCGTCTTCAGCCACCACTACAGCCGCAGCCTGGACAACATGAACCACGACCCGGACCGGCCGGGCGAGGCCCGCCACGGCGGGGACGAGGTCGTCGCCCTCTTCCGGCGCCACCCCCAGGTGCTCGCCTGGATCAACGGCCACAGCCACCAGAACGAGATCACCCCGCACGGCACCTTCTGGGAGATCACCACCGCCTCGCACGTGGACTTCCCCCAGCTGGCCCGGGTGATCGAGGTGGTGGACAACCACGACGGCACGCTCTCGCTGTTCACCACGCTCATCGAGTCGGCCGCACCGCACCGCACGGACTTCACGGACCTGTCCCAGACCGGCCTCGCGGCCCTCTACCGCGAGCTGTCCTTCAACGCGCCCGGTGCCAGCCAGAAGCTCGCCGGTGACCCGACGGACCGCAACACCGAGCTGCTGCTGCGCAAGCCCTGA
- a CDS encoding aspartate-semialdehyde dehydrogenase has translation MRIGIVGATGQVGGVMRKVLAERDFPAEQLRLFASARSAGRTLPWRGTEIAVEDAATADYSGLDIVLFSAGGATSKALAEKVAAQGPVVIDNSSAWRMDPQVPLVVAEVNPHAAVDRPKGIIANPNCTTMAAMPVLRPLHAEAGLTALVATTYQAVSGSGLAGVAELDGQVRKTVDRAAELTHDGAAVEFPEPGVYARPIAFNVLPMAGKIVDDGRFETDEEQKLRNESRKILEIPELKVSGTCVRVPVFSGHSLQVNARFERPISVQRAYELLAAAPGVALSEIPTPLQAAGQDPSYVGRIRVDETVEHGLALFLSNDNLRKGAALNAVQLAELVAADLS, from the coding sequence ATGAGGATCGGAATCGTCGGAGCGACCGGGCAGGTCGGCGGAGTGATGCGCAAGGTGCTCGCCGAGCGCGACTTCCCGGCCGAGCAGCTGCGGCTGTTCGCCTCCGCCCGCTCGGCCGGCCGTACGCTCCCGTGGCGCGGCACCGAGATCGCCGTCGAGGACGCGGCCACGGCCGACTACTCCGGTCTGGACATCGTGCTCTTCTCCGCGGGCGGCGCCACCTCCAAGGCGCTGGCCGAGAAGGTCGCCGCACAGGGCCCGGTCGTGATCGACAATTCCTCGGCCTGGCGGATGGACCCCCAGGTGCCGCTGGTGGTCGCCGAGGTCAACCCGCACGCCGCGGTGGACCGCCCCAAGGGCATCATCGCCAATCCGAACTGCACCACCATGGCCGCCATGCCGGTGCTGCGCCCGCTGCACGCCGAGGCCGGGCTCACCGCCCTGGTGGCCACCACCTACCAGGCCGTCTCCGGTTCGGGGCTGGCCGGTGTGGCCGAGCTCGACGGCCAGGTCCGCAAGACCGTCGACCGCGCGGCCGAGCTCACCCACGACGGCGCGGCCGTGGAGTTCCCCGAGCCCGGGGTGTACGCCCGACCGATCGCGTTCAACGTGCTCCCGATGGCCGGCAAGATCGTCGACGACGGCCGGTTCGAGACCGACGAGGAGCAGAAGCTCCGCAACGAGAGCCGCAAGATCCTGGAGATCCCGGAGCTGAAGGTGTCCGGCACCTGTGTCCGGGTCCCGGTCTTCAGCGGCCACTCGCTCCAGGTGAACGCCCGCTTCGAGCGTCCGATCAGCGTGCAGCGCGCCTATGAGCTGCTGGCCGCGGCCCCGGGCGTGGCGCTCTCGGAGATCCCCACCCCGCTCCAGGCCGCGGGCCAGGACCCCAGCTATGTGGGCCGGATCCGGGTGGACGAGACGGTCGAGCACGGTCTCGCGCTGTTCCTCTCCAACGACAATCTGCGCAAGGGCGCGGCGCTGAACGCCGTGCAGCTCGCCGAGCTGGTGGCGGCCGACCTGAGCTGA
- the pepN gene encoding aminopeptidase N, which translates to MPGTNLTREEAQQRARLLTVDAYEIELDLSGAQEGGTYRSVTTVRFDADESGAESFIDLVAPTVHEVVLNGDALDPAEVFKDSRIALPGLLAGRNELRVVADCAYTNTGEGLHRFVDPVDQQAYLYTQFEVPDARRVFASFEQPDLKATFQFTVTAPEGWTVISNSPTPEPKDNVWRFEPTPRISTYITALIVGPYHSVHSSYEKDGRSVPLGIYCRPSLAEYLDSDAIFEVTRQGFEWFEEKFDYAYPFAKYDQLFVPEFNAGAMENAGAVTIRDQYVFRSKVTDAAYETRAETILHELAHMWFGDLVTMEWWNDLWLNESFATYTSIACQAHAPGSKWPHSWTTFANSMKTWAYRQDQLPSTHPIMAEINDLDDVLVNFDGITYAKGASVLKQLVAYVGMDEFFRGVQAYFRRHAYGNTRLSDLLGALEETSGRDLKTWSKKWLETAGINVLRPRIETDASGTVTSFAVRQEAPALPAGAKGEPTLRPHRIAIGLYDLDATGKLVRSERIELDVDGELTEVPQLTGRKRSAVILLNDDDLTYAKVRLDPESLAVVTEHLGDFAESLPRALSWASAWDMVRDGELATRDYLALVLSGIAKESDIGVVQSLHRQVKLALDLYAAPAWRETGLARWTEATLDHLRAAAPGSDHQLAWARAFAATARTDAQLDLVSGLLAGTESIEGLAVDTELRWALLQRLAATGRADEAAIAAELERDKTSAGERHAATARAARPTAQAKAEAWASVVESDKLPNAVQEAVIGGFVQTDQRELLAPYTEKYFAVVQDIWNGRSHEMAQQIAVGLYPGLQVSQDTLDATDAWLAAAEPSPALRRLVTESRAGIERALKAQAADANAG; encoded by the coding sequence GTGCCTGGCACCAACCTCACAAGGGAGGAAGCCCAGCAGCGGGCGCGCCTCCTCACGGTGGACGCGTACGAGATCGAACTGGACCTGAGCGGCGCTCAGGAGGGCGGTACCTACCGTTCCGTGACCACGGTCCGGTTCGACGCCGACGAGTCGGGCGCGGAGTCGTTCATCGACCTGGTCGCGCCCACGGTGCACGAGGTGGTGCTCAACGGCGACGCGCTGGACCCCGCCGAGGTCTTCAAGGACTCGCGGATCGCCCTGCCGGGACTGCTGGCCGGGCGCAACGAGCTGCGGGTGGTGGCGGACTGCGCGTACACCAACACCGGTGAGGGGCTGCACCGCTTCGTCGACCCGGTCGACCAGCAGGCGTACCTCTACACCCAGTTCGAGGTGCCCGACGCCCGCCGGGTGTTCGCCAGCTTCGAGCAGCCCGACCTGAAGGCCACGTTCCAGTTCACCGTGACGGCGCCCGAGGGCTGGACGGTGATCTCCAACTCGCCGACGCCGGAGCCGAAGGACAACGTCTGGCGGTTCGAGCCGACGCCGCGCATCTCCACGTACATCACCGCGCTGATCGTCGGCCCCTACCACAGTGTGCACAGCTCCTACGAGAAGGACGGCCGCTCGGTCCCGCTGGGCATCTACTGCCGTCCCTCGCTCGCGGAGTACCTCGACTCGGACGCGATCTTCGAGGTGACGCGGCAGGGCTTCGAATGGTTCGAGGAGAAGTTCGACTACGCGTACCCGTTCGCCAAGTACGACCAGCTCTTCGTGCCGGAGTTCAACGCGGGCGCGATGGAGAACGCGGGCGCGGTGACCATCCGCGACCAGTACGTCTTCCGCTCCAAGGTGACGGACGCGGCGTACGAGACACGTGCCGAGACCATCCTCCACGAGCTGGCCCACATGTGGTTCGGCGACCTCGTCACCATGGAGTGGTGGAACGACCTGTGGCTGAACGAGTCGTTCGCCACCTACACCTCGATCGCCTGCCAGGCCCACGCGCCGGGCAGCAAGTGGCCGCACTCGTGGACCACGTTCGCCAACTCCATGAAGACGTGGGCCTACCGGCAGGACCAGCTGCCCTCCACCCACCCGATCATGGCCGAGATCAACGACCTGGACGACGTCCTGGTCAACTTCGACGGGATCACCTACGCCAAGGGCGCCTCGGTGCTCAAGCAGCTGGTCGCGTACGTCGGGATGGACGAGTTCTTCCGCGGCGTCCAGGCGTACTTCAGGCGCCACGCGTACGGCAACACCCGGCTGTCGGACCTGCTCGGCGCGCTGGAGGAGACCAGCGGCCGCGATCTGAAGACCTGGTCGAAGAAGTGGCTGGAAACAGCGGGCATCAATGTCCTGCGGCCCCGGATCGAGACGGACGCGAGCGGCACGGTGACCTCCTTCGCGGTGCGGCAGGAGGCCCCGGCGCTCCCCGCGGGCGCGAAGGGCGAGCCGACGTTGCGGCCGCACCGCATCGCCATCGGCCTGTACGACCTGGACGCGACCGGCAAGCTGGTCCGCTCCGAGCGGATCGAGCTGGACGTGGACGGTGAGCTGACCGAGGTACCGCAGCTGACCGGTAGGAAGCGCTCCGCCGTGATCCTGCTCAACGACGACGACCTCACCTACGCGAAGGTGCGGCTGGACCCGGAGTCGCTGGCCGTCGTCACCGAGCACCTGGGCGACTTCGCGGAGTCGCTGCCGCGCGCGCTGAGCTGGGCCTCGGCCTGGGACATGGTCCGCGACGGCGAGCTGGCCACCCGCGACTACCTGGCGCTGGTGCTCTCGGGCATCGCCAAGGAGTCCGACATCGGCGTCGTCCAGTCGCTGCACCGCCAGGTGAAGCTGGCCCTGGACCTGTACGCCGCGCCGGCCTGGCGCGAGACGGGCCTGGCCAGGTGGACCGAGGCCACGCTCGACCACCTGCGGGCGGCGGCGCCGGGCAGCGACCACCAGCTGGCGTGGGCGCGCGCCTTCGCCGCGACCGCCCGTACCGACGCCCAGCTGGACCTGGTCTCCGGGCTGCTGGCGGGCACCGAGTCGATCGAGGGCCTGGCCGTCGACACCGAGCTGCGCTGGGCGCTGCTCCAGCGGCTCGCCGCCACGGGGCGGGCGGACGAGGCGGCCATCGCGGCGGAGCTGGAGCGCGACAAGACCTCGGCGGGCGAGCGCCACGCCGCGACGGCGCGGGCCGCGCGGCCGACGGCCCAGGCCAAGGCGGAGGCGTGGGCGTCGGTCGTGGAGAGCGACAAGCTGCCCAACGCGGTGCAGGAGGCGGTGATCGGCGGCTTCGTCCAGACCGATCAGCGGGAGCTGCTGGCGCCGTACACGGAGAAGTACTTCGCGGTGGTGCAGGACATCTGGAACGGCCGCAGCCATGAGATGGCGCAGCAGATCGCGGTGGGGCTCTACCCGGGGCTCCAGGTCTCGCAGGACACGCTGGACGCCACGGACGCGTGGCTCGCGGCGGCCGAGCCCTCGCCGGCGCTCCGGCGCCTGGTGACGGAGTCCCGCGCCGGGATCGAACGCGCGCTCAAGGCCCAGGCGGCGGACGCGAACGCGGGCTGA